One part of the Anser cygnoides isolate HZ-2024a breed goose chromosome 9, Taihu_goose_T2T_genome, whole genome shotgun sequence genome encodes these proteins:
- the LOC106047695 gene encoding arylacetamide deacetylase isoform X2, with protein MHYMEVLSLITVAEYVAPTSDENVTVTDTEFSNVPVRLYLPRKPAGGLRRAVIYFHGGGWCVGQAGMKSYDLLSRWTSNQLDAVVVSVDYRLAPKYHFPVQFEDVYSVTKFFLQSSVLSQYGVDPNRVCVAGDSAGGNLAAAVAQKLLEDSEVTTRLRAQVLLYPALQTLDLNLPSYQENENGLILPKSLMVRFWSEYFTSDSSLREAMASNRHVPAESGHLFQFVNWSNLLPEEMKKDYVYTSPVFGSSKIAKKYPGFLDPRAAPLLAEDTRLHGLPPTYVLTCEYDVLRDDGVMYVSRLRAAGVRVTHDHAKDAFHGALMFVSSPASLPVGNRLRNRYIEWLNENL; from the exons ATGCACTACATGGAAGTTCTGTCGCTGATCACAGTTGCTGAATACGTTGCACCGACCTCTGATGAGAACGTCACCGTGACGGACACAGAGTTCAGCAACGTGCCCGTCCGTCTGTATCTGCCCAGGAAGCCAGCTGGTGGACTGAGGAGGGCAGTGATCTACTTTCATGGTGGAGGATGGTGTGTAGGGCAGGCAG GCATGAAATCCTATGACCTTCTGTCAAGGTGGACTTCAAACCAGTTAGATGCTGTGGTCGTATCAGTCGA TTACAGGTTGGCACCTAAATACCATTTTCCAGTTCAATTTGAAGATGTGTATTCAGTGACAAAGTTCTTCCTCCAAAGCAGTGTGCTCTCCCAGTATGGGGTAGACCCAAACAGGGTCTGTGTTGCAGGAGACAGTGCAGGTGGCAACTTAGCTGCAGCTGTGGCACAAAAG ctgctAGAGGACTCTGAAGTCACAACTAGACTTAGAGCACAAGTTTTGCTTTATCCTGCTCTTCAAACCCTTGACCTGAATTTGCCATCTTACCAAGAAAACGAAAACGGTCTGATTTTACCCAAATCACTTATGGTCAGGTTCTGGAGTGaatattttacttctgattCATCTCTCAGGGAAGCAATGGCCTCCAACAGGCATGTCCCAGCTGAATCAGGccatttgtttcagtttgtaaACTGGAGTAATTTGCTAccagaagagatgaaaaaggaTTACGTTTACACCAGTCCTGTTTTTGGAAGCTCCAAGATTGCAAAAAAGTACCCCGGGTTTCTGGATCCAAGAgcggccccgctgctggccGAAGACACCAGGTTACACGGGCTGCCCCCTACCTACGTCCTCACATGCGAGTACGATGTCTTACGGGACGATGGAGTTATGTACGTCAGTCGCCTCAGGGCAGCAGGAGTTCGAGTCACACATGATCATGCCAAGGACGCTTTCCATGGGGCTCTGATGTTTGTATCAAGTCCAGCTAGTTTACCTGTAGGGAACAGGTTGAGAAACAGATACATTGAGTGGTTAAATGAAAATCTATAA
- the LOC106047695 gene encoding arylacetamide deacetylase isoform X1, producing the protein MGAKLLCFCLASALVAYYIYTPIPENIEEGWKVMLVTTMFRTVGHVAEVADRLGLMHYMEVLSLITVAEYVAPTSDENVTVTDTEFSNVPVRLYLPRKPAGGLRRAVIYFHGGGWCVGQAGMKSYDLLSRWTSNQLDAVVVSVDYRLAPKYHFPVQFEDVYSVTKFFLQSSVLSQYGVDPNRVCVAGDSAGGNLAAAVAQKLLEDSEVTTRLRAQVLLYPALQTLDLNLPSYQENENGLILPKSLMVRFWSEYFTSDSSLREAMASNRHVPAESGHLFQFVNWSNLLPEEMKKDYVYTSPVFGSSKIAKKYPGFLDPRAAPLLAEDTRLHGLPPTYVLTCEYDVLRDDGVMYVSRLRAAGVRVTHDHAKDAFHGALMFVSSPASLPVGNRLRNRYIEWLNENL; encoded by the exons ATGGGAGCTAAACTGCTGTGCTTCTGCCTCGCCTCTGCCCTTGTCGCATACTACATCTATACCCCTATTCCAGAGAACATTGAGGAGGGCTGGAAGGTGATGCTCGTAACCACTATGTTTCGGACCGTCGGGCATGTG GCTGAGGTTGCTGATCGGCTGGGTCTGATGCACTACATGGAAGTTCTGTCGCTGATCACAGTTGCTGAATACGTTGCACCGACCTCTGATGAGAACGTCACCGTGACGGACACAGAGTTCAGCAACGTGCCCGTCCGTCTGTATCTGCCCAGGAAGCCAGCTGGTGGACTGAGGAGGGCAGTGATCTACTTTCATGGTGGAGGATGGTGTGTAGGGCAGGCAG GCATGAAATCCTATGACCTTCTGTCAAGGTGGACTTCAAACCAGTTAGATGCTGTGGTCGTATCAGTCGA TTACAGGTTGGCACCTAAATACCATTTTCCAGTTCAATTTGAAGATGTGTATTCAGTGACAAAGTTCTTCCTCCAAAGCAGTGTGCTCTCCCAGTATGGGGTAGACCCAAACAGGGTCTGTGTTGCAGGAGACAGTGCAGGTGGCAACTTAGCTGCAGCTGTGGCACAAAAG ctgctAGAGGACTCTGAAGTCACAACTAGACTTAGAGCACAAGTTTTGCTTTATCCTGCTCTTCAAACCCTTGACCTGAATTTGCCATCTTACCAAGAAAACGAAAACGGTCTGATTTTACCCAAATCACTTATGGTCAGGTTCTGGAGTGaatattttacttctgattCATCTCTCAGGGAAGCAATGGCCTCCAACAGGCATGTCCCAGCTGAATCAGGccatttgtttcagtttgtaaACTGGAGTAATTTGCTAccagaagagatgaaaaaggaTTACGTTTACACCAGTCCTGTTTTTGGAAGCTCCAAGATTGCAAAAAAGTACCCCGGGTTTCTGGATCCAAGAgcggccccgctgctggccGAAGACACCAGGTTACACGGGCTGCCCCCTACCTACGTCCTCACATGCGAGTACGATGTCTTACGGGACGATGGAGTTATGTACGTCAGTCGCCTCAGGGCAGCAGGAGTTCGAGTCACACATGATCATGCCAAGGACGCTTTCCATGGGGCTCTGATGTTTGTATCAAGTCCAGCTAGTTTACCTGTAGGGAACAGGTTGAGAAACAGATACATTGAGTGGTTAAATGAAAATCTATAA